The Myxococcales bacterium genome includes the window TCGGCTGCATCGAGCTTGGCCAGCGTGGCCTCGTGCGTCGACTTTTTCACGCAGCCGCTGATTGCGAGTTGCACAGCGAAGATGACGCCTGCCAGCGCAAATACCCGCGAGTTAACTGAGCACCAAGGGCGTGAAGGCACATGATCTTTCATGTGCGAGCTATATCACAGCGGGTCAATTCAGCGAAATGCCGACGCCAACGCCAACGCCGCTTACCTCGCCATCGCGCTCATTTTGCCTAGGCTGCGCACCCTCGGGCAGCGCGCCAAAACCGCGGCGATCGCGCTCGAAGTACTCAAGGTACACCTCATATGCCCTCTTGCTACGGCCCTTGCGGTACCACAGCGAGGCGCGCGCGTTGAGATCTTCAAAATCGCCGGGGGCGCTGCCCCACGTGGCGCTGGCTCCGACCGGTGTCCATTGCACGCTCGCCTCGACATCGATGAGGTTGGGCACAATCACGGCCGCGGCACGGCCGCGAAAATAGACGTAGGACTGCACCAGCCCGATGCCGGTGCCAAACGAGCCCCCGAGGCGAAACGAGCCTGGCGCGCCGCGGCCGATGTTGAGAAACGTCACCGGAAAGCCAATCGAGCCCCACAAATCGTTGGGATTCAGCCGCAGACCCATGCCGTATTCGATGCCGTGGAAATTGCCATACGCCGACGGTGCGCCGAGCCAACCGCCCTCGAACGTCACGTTTAGGCCCATCGCCGATTCGGTCTTGCCGTTATCGATCTCATTTTCGAGCAGCGGCTTGCTGCCGAGAAAAGCGCCTAGGGTAAGGCGACTGCCGTGGTAGATGCCGACGGCATTGGCGCGGCCGTACCAATCGCCGTTGTTGTCGGCATGCGCACGGCGTGCCCAGACGAGGGATACCAAGACTAGCGTCGTCACGACGGCCATCGCCGCAAACGTAGTAATCACGCAGTATGGGGCGCAAGCCCTCGATTCGAATCGGGAAAAACGGGTAGTGAGTGACCCCATGTTAAAACCTCAATCCCGCGCCGACGTGGTAGCCAAACTCGGCTTCTTTGACGTGCGGCATGGTGACGCCGCCGGTGACGTAGATTTGGCCTAAGAACGCCGCCTGGACGTCGAAATGTAGCGGATGGTACGCGACGGTCCACGAGCGCGAGCCATCGGCGTTGTCGACTGGTTGTTTCTCGGCGTCATCGAGCCCGTGCGCGAGCCAGTTCCACTCCCACGTCAGCGCGAGGCGTAGCGGCCCTGCGGCGCCCGACAGCCGAACTGGCATGCCGAGATACTTGTGATCGATGAGTTGGCGTTGGCCGTCGCGAATGAAATCCGAGTTGACGTCGCCCCAACCAAGACCCATCTCAAACCCGATCTTCTTGCCCCCGCCGATCAAGAACGTCGCCTTGTGTCCGTTGCTGTCGCCAAAGCCAAGGCGATCCTTCGAAAATATTTGCAACTCGAAGTCGGTGTACTTGGCCTTGAAGAGGCCATCGACCGTCTTCGAGGTATTCTCGGCCATCTCCTGCTTTTCGGCCTCGGAGTAATACGTCGTCGTGGTTTCGGTGACGAGGTAGTTTCCCGAGACGTAGGTGTTACTCTCCACCGACTTTGGTCCCGAGGCCGCCATCGCCCCCGCGACCGTCACCAGCACGCCAAAGAACACCCGCGTCGTAAGGCCATTGCGATCGCGCAACACCACGCCCTGCGCGCTCGGCCCAAAGCCGCCGACGGTGGTCGAGTATTCGCTTAGGCCGCTGTGGCTGATCGCGCCGAGCTCGATCGCCATCCCGTCTTGCAACACCCGACCGCTCTCGATCACTCTACGATCGGCAACGCCGGCGCTGCTGGCTGCCAGCACCGCCACCGCCACCGCTTTATGCAGTAATGCTTTCACGAAATACCCCCATTATTAATGGGACCATCTTGGGTGGCGAGCGGTCAATTTAACGGCGTCGCAATTTTTGTGGTTCTTTAACCACCTACGCGGTCGATGTAGCCTCGAGCGAGCTACCTCGCGCGGCTATTCATCATCGGGATGAGCGGGCTCATCGGGGCCCGTGTCATCATCTTCGTCGTCGTCATCGTCGCGAATCGGATTGTCCGCGGCCGCGGCGTTAACGCGCTCGCGCATTTCCTTGCCGACCTTAAAGAACGGCAAGCGCTTTTCGCCGACGTGCACCGGATCGCCGGTCCGCGGGTTGCGCCCCTCGTAGGCTTTGTAGTCGCGGACGGTAAAACTGCCAAAGCCGCGAATTTCAATGCCCTCGCGGCTAACCAGCTTTTCGACCATCGAGTCGAAGATGCAGTTGACGATAACTTCTGCGCGACCGGCAGGGAGATTGAGGGCTTCGGAGATTTTTTCGATTAGTTTTGATTTGGTCACGGGGCGTGCTCCTCGCTGCCGCGGCTTTGGCTCGCACTTATAAGCGTACGTGGTCAGGGCGGCGCAGCGCAAGCGTAAGATATCGAAAACAATGGATATGTGGTGCGACATCGGGCGCGGTGTGGGTGAGCCGTGCGGTCGCCCGACGCCGGCATGCCGGCCGTTTGCGAGGGTGCCCCCGGGCGCGCTACTGCGGCGCCACGGCCGGTAGCTCCATTTCGCCATCGCCGGTGAACGCGCGGTAGTCGAACGGAAACTGGTACGAGTCGCAGCGATGGCGCGCGTAGAAATCGACTAGATCGCGCCAGGTAATCTTGCCGTTTTCAAAGGCGCCGCGGACCGCGCTGCTGAGCGCCACCATGCACATGGTGCCACCAAACAGCGCTCGATGGTCGCGGGCGACGCGATGATCGAGGCCAAACACCCCGGCCGGAACTCTACTTATATAAAGCGCCGACAACTCAGGCACCTCCATGGATTCGACGCTAATGATGTCCAGCGCGAGATCGCGCCGCGCCGTGCACTCATTGCGCGCGACCTTGCCTCCCGCCGGCACCGTGGTGCGGCTCTCAAAGAGCGATGAGCTTCGGCTGCATTCGTTGCTCGAATAATTGCTCGATGCCAAGATGCGGAAGGCCTTGGCTGCCTGGCCGTCGTTGGCGATCTCGAGCACCGCGGTCGGCTCATTGTTGACCGGACGACTCGCGCGCGAAATGGTTAGGCCGGCCGCCTGAAACGAGCCGCCTACGGTCAGGTTGGGCTTGGTTTCGTCGATTTGATACGGAAAGGCGGGCCGCAAGCCCGCGGCCAGCGGCGCCTTGAGCCCGGCGGCATCGGCGTCTTTGTCGAGAAAGGTCAGCCACGTCTGCGGCAGCGCGTTGTTGCGATCGATCATGTCGCGCACGTCCTGCATTTCCACCACCGGGCGCGGGGGCTTTGGCGGAATTGTGTGGTCAACACAAAAGCGCATCGAGAACAGCAGCCCTGCCAAGGCGAGCGCGATGACCACCGAGATCACTTGAAATAGACGGCTTGGTTCCACGCAACTCCCGAAAATGATTATACACGACCATCGTCGCGCGCGAAAGTTGCGCATCAAAGACTTGCCCCCTACATCGGAGCTGCGCGACGCTTGAGGCAATGGCCCGACCTGCCGCAACCACCCTCGCTCGATGCGCCGTCGTGGCGTTTGCTGCCGGTTGCTTGATGTGGGGGGGCGCGTTAGCTGTCGCCGGGACACGTCCAAAATTTTATGTCGCGGTGGTGATGGCGCCGGCGGACGCGAAAGCCGCCTCGACGACCTCAACGACGGTGGGATCGAAAACGGACGCGTCGGCGTCAGCTTTTGGCGCTGACGCCCGCGCCGCGATCGCCCGCCGCGAAATGGCCACCGCGCTGCAAACCCAACCGCTGATCACGTCAAACCCCAAGGAAGCCAAACGCCTCCGCCTGCCGCTGTGGTCGCTCGACGTCGGCGTGACGCGCTTTGAGCAACATTTTCGCGAAGGCCAGATCGATCTGGAAGTGGAGCTGCAAGTCTCGCTCTCAGATGTGCGTGGCCGTATCGTCTCCGTACATAGCAAGACCGTAACCCTGCCGGTGCGGCGAGCCGATTACCATCCCAAGCTAATGCCAGAATTCATCGCCGACCTCGCCTTGGGCGCCACCACCGGCATCGCCGACGAGCTCGTTACGCACTTGGGTCGCCACGTCGCGCGTCGGTAGACATGCCGTTAGCAGCCGAGGGCGGCAGCATCTCGGCGATTAGGTGCAACCGCCGCGTTAGCCACATCGCGATGGCGAGGCCAACCAGCAGCAAGCACGCGCCGAGGAGGAGCGCGAAATCCTCGGAGCGCAAGATCACGTAGAGCGAGAGATAGACGCCAGCAAAGTACCCCGCGAAGCTAAGGCCGAGCGCGACGCGGCGAAACAGCGCCATGAGGTAGGCGACGCACAGCGCACAGGTTGCGGTGGCGGCGACGAGATAGGCGGCGGCAAAGCCGACGTGCTCCCCGAGCGAGAGCAACAACAAGAAGAACAAGACCAAGCCAAAGGCGACGAGGCCGTATTGCACCGGATGCAGCCGCAAGCCGCGCGTGCTTTCAAATAGCAGCACGAGCGCCAGGGTGACGAGAACGATGAGCCAGCCGTGCTTGACCGCGCGCTCGAGCGAGGCATACACGTCGACGGGATCGATGAAGGCAAGCTGCACCCCGCCCTGGCTCACCGCCGCGACAAGCGCCGCAATGCTGTTGCCATCGTAGGTGGCCGCAAGGCCTTCGCTAAGGCCGTCGAGCTGCCAACGCGCGGTGGAGCCGCGGCGTGCAAGCGCGTGATCCGCGGGCAGTCGCCCAGCGTATTTGAGATGGCTCCAATCGCTGGTGTGCTCGATCGATATGGCCTGCGCCAGCGGCACCAAGTTGACGCGCCCGCCACCGCTAGACGTCAGCCCGAGGTCGAGCCGCAGCGGTCCGGCGCGCAGCGCGGCGAGCGCGGCCGGTGCGAGCGACGCGATGAGCTGGGCGTCGCCTACGCCGCTTAGCAACGTCGCCTCGTTGGCAACGCGCGCGGCAAACGCTAGCGGCATGGCGCTCGCGTCGGCATCGGTTACGGCCCGCACGCCGCCCGTGATGTCGCGCAGGCCACGCGGCGAGCTCGCGCCAAAGGCGACGTACGCCGCCGTTAGCCCGCGTTGGGCGCCGTCGCGCCACGGCGAAAACCATGCGGCTGGCGCCACAAAGGTCGCGCGCAGGTCGTGCCGGGTGTTGGCAACGCGCGCCGGGAAAATGCCGCGATACCGCGTCGACACGGCCGAGGTCATGCGAGCGTTTACCTCGCTCGCGATCAGCACGTACTGCCAGCGCTGTTGCTGCGCGACTTGTGCCTCGTCAAGCCACGATTCAGTGAACTCGACAACCAGCATAGGCGTCGTCACGGTGTGGGAGCCACCCGCCGCAACCTCGACCTCGGTGGCGACCTCGTTGCGCAAGCTTGAGCGCTCGGCGCCAAGTCGCCCCACCGCAGATAGCGCCGAGATCGCGGCAATGAGCACGCCAGCGAGCACCGCCCATTTTACAATATTGGTTGGATTCATCGCGGCACAAAGGCGCGCCGCGGTGGATTATTCCCGGGGCCGCGGATTGGCCCGGCCCTTGCTTTAGATTACCTCGCCCGATGCCCGCGAGACCGAGTTCGATAGTGGTGGTGGTTGCGTTGATCGCGCAACTACTGATGCCCATTGGGGTGGCGGGTGCTGGCGAGCGCACGGCGCGGCGGGAACCTCTCGGCGCAAAGGTTGCGCGGGTCGACAAGCCTCAGCGCAGTGCCAAGGCGGCGAGCCGGCAGCGGCGACAACTGGCCCCAGCTGCGGGCGCCAAGATTCCGACGGCTGATGGCCTGCTGGAGGTTGGCAAGACGTTCAAAGCGGAACCTGAGACGGCGGCCGAGGCCCAACCAGACGCCTCGCCGGCGATCAGCCATGGCAAATTCTGGCGCAAGCCGCTGCACGGGCAGTTGCGCCAGGCGCAGACCTCGGCCGGCAACACCGTGATCACCGAAGAGCGGCCGTTTTTTGAATTCGGCGGGTTCGCGTTTGGCCTCGAGTACGGCCTGACGCTGTCGGAATTTCGCATGGTGCGCGACCCCGAGAAGAAGGGCGTCGAATGGATCCATGTCGTGAACCTCGATGGCCGATCGAACTTTGAGACCGTGCTCGCGCGATGGCCGCTAAAAAAAGGCAAGTCGCGCCGCATCGAATTGCAGGGGCCGGCGCTCAATAGCGACGTGAGCAGCCCCCTGCCGCTCGGCCTGCGCTTGTTTGGCGTGGGGCTGACCGACGATTTCGTCGATCGGGAAGCACACGAGGCGGTTTCGTACACGGCCGAAATCAAGGCGTCCGAGCGCACGCTCGCCGAGTTGGCGATGCTCGGGGTGCCGCTCGTCGCTAAGATCTTGCCCAGTGCCGGCGCGCTAGCGACGCGCATCGCCGAGACCATGCTCGCCGCGGTGCCGGTGGTCAACGTGCTGTTTGCCGCCAATACGTTGTGGCGGGTGCGAAAGGTGTTTGCCAATCCCGCGTCGACCACGGGCCAAAAGTTGATGGCGACGGCGCATCTCGCCGCCGACGTCCTGCGCGTGTTTGCGCCGGTGGTGGGCACCGTGGCCAGCGTGTCCTTGGTGGCCTTCTTTGGCCTGCGCAGCTACTTCAAGCTGCGCGCGCTTAAGACACGCTCCTAGCACGCGGATCGCGTCCGTCGCGGCTGCCGCGCCGTGAGGCTTACGGCGCGAACGCCGCCGCGGCCTCGACGTGAAAATGATCGTAGTGCGATTTCGGATCGTTGGCTGGGCTGAGCACGGTGCGAAAAAGGCCGCTTTCGTTGAAGGCGGTCTCGATCGCTTTTAGCCATGCGCTGGTTGCATAGTCGGTGTGGACGACCGCGATGGTGCCACCAGGTGGCGCGGCGGCAGCCGCGGCCGCGATGTCGGCACCACCGTTTGCGGGCGTTGCAGGCTCGGCGATTACGCCCTGCAACTTGCGAATATCGACCGCCAGCCCAAGCGCGTGGCGAGATACCGCGCGGCGTTGACGGCCACCGGTGCGCACGCGGGTAAATTCATAGATGCGCGAGAAATGTACGGTATCCACGCCTAGTCGGCCCAACGCCGGGCCGACGCCGTGCAGGGCCAGCGCGAGGTGACAGTCCATGACAAATGGCGGCTTGCGAAACGTTGGCACCCAGACCACGCCGCCAAATTTCATGTCGGCGACGACCACGGGCGTCACCAAGCGAGCCTTGGGCTCGACGAGTTTTTTGTCTGCGTCGGCAAACGCGACGCCGGCCTCGGTGAGCGCCGCTAAGCAGCGCTCGCCAGCGTCACGCATCGCCTTTGAGGGCGGCCACACAAAACCCTTGGGCATGTTGGCGCCCGGGCGGCGATCCGCCTTGCGACGCGCCGCCGCACGACGCCGAGCCGAGGCCGCTTGCCTTGCCTTAGCCTTGCGCCGAGCCGACGATTTTGCTTTTGCCTTTGCCTTGCCTTTTGCTTTTACCGCAGCGCTTTTTTTCGCCTTCGCTTTTGACGCCTTGGTCTTGGCGGCATCGCGCGCGGCCCCATGATCGTCGCGGGTGGTTTGCGCCTGCGCTGGTGGCAACGCGCCGAGCGCGCCGAGCCCGACGCACGCCACGAGCACCGCCTCGCGTCCCCACCTGCGTACGCGCCTTACGCCAAGACTTCGGGGAGTGGCCACGACGCCCCACCCTACCTCATTATGTTATGATCGTGCGGTGGAAGGCTCGCTGGTAGGCCCATACCGCGTCATCGCCAAGCTTGGGCAAGGCGGCATGGGTGCGGTTTACAGCGCCGAAAACAGCAAAACCGGCCTCACCGTGGTGCTGAAGATCTTGTTGCGCCAACACACGCGCGACAAGGAACTTTTGTGGCGCTTTTTCAATGAGGCCAAGACCGCGTCGCAGCTCGACCACGACAACATCGTTGCCGTCTACGACGCCGGCCGCATGGACGACGGCACGGCCTACATCGCGATGGAGTACCTCGCGGGCCAGACGCTCGGCGAATTGCTCGACAAGCAACAAACGCTGTCGGTCGCCGCAGGTGCCTACGTTTGCTGGTGCATGGCCAAGGCGCTTGAGGCCGCGCACAGCGAGGGCATCATTCACCGCGATCTGAAGCCCGACAATATTCACATCGTACCCGATGACGCCGCGCCCCACGGCTTTCGCGTCAAGCTGCTCGATTTTGGCATCGCCAAGCTGATGTGGGACAACACGTCGAGCGAGCGCACGGCGACCGGGGTCATGCTCGGTACGCCAGCGTATATGGCGCCCGAACAGTGCCGCAGCCTGCGCTCCATCGATGGCCGCGCCGATCTGTATGCGCTGGGTTGCATCTTGTATGAGGTGCTCACCAGCACCCCGCCGTTTGTCGCCGAGGGCGGTGGCGAACTCTTGGCGCTACACGTCACGCAACATCCGCCGCGTCTGCGCAAGCGCGATCCGAAGATCCTCGCGACCTCGAAGAACTCGGACTCGCGTTGCTCGCCAAAGATCCAGCAGATCGGCCCGCGACCGCTGCCGAGGTGGCGGCGCGCTTGTTGCCATTTGCCGAGCTGGCGCAACACACGGCTAAGCCCAAACGAAAGAAAGAGCCAAGCGTCGCGGAGCCCGCTAGCGACGACTCGACGCGGATCGCCTCAAAACCTGTCGATTCGTCAGAATTTACCGTCGTCCAAGACGAGCGGGGCACGCGGGCAGCCTCAACCCAAGCGCAAGCCACGGTGGCTCGCCTGCGCGGTTTTGCCGCCGCCGTCCGCCACTCGCCGCTGCGCATCGCGGCGCTCGCGGTGTTCGTGTTTGTCATCGGCGTGACGATTGGATATTGGCTTATCGACAACGACCGGCTGCGCGACGCCCCCGCGGTGCCGCGGCTTAAGCGCATGTAATTGCGCGCGTTATTTTGCCAAACCGGGCTGTTAGCGCGGCGGCTTTGGTGGCGACGCGACCGTGGTCGAAGCCACCCGCAAGCGCAAGATAGGGGGTGGCTACCGTTTTGCCATTGCCGGGCGCGTAGCGCTGCCTTACGTTGCGTTTCATGAGTGCCAAAATGCAGCTCTCCTTGCCACTGGCGACCTGCGCGGCCCTGCTGGCCGCCGCCTGCCAAAACGCGCCAACGCCGCTGTCGACAGAGCGCCAAGACGCCGCCATTATCGGCGGCGCCACCGCCTCTAATGGCCAGTACCCGGCGGTCGTCGCGCTCATGCTCGGCAATCAAAGCTCGTTGTGTACCGGCACGCTGATCGAGCCCGACGTCGTGCTCACTGCGGCGCATTGCGTGCAGAATGAATCTCCAGGCTCGCTGTCGGTCATCATCGATCGCGAAAACTTGCAGTCGCCCGGTGGGGGCGGCCGCTCCGTCGGCGTCGCGAAGCGCGTCGTGCATCCCAATTACAATGGCAATGGCGGGGGAGGCACGGTGCACGACGTCGCCCTAGTGTTTCTCGACGAACAGCTGACAGATCGCACGCCGATCGCCATCAATCGCGACGTCGCCGCGCGTGCGCCGGGCACCGCCACCACGCTGACGGGCTTTGGCATTAACGTCGCCGGCGGCAGCAATGCCGGCGTGCTCTACACCGTGGGCAAGCCGATCTCGGCGTGCGACGACGTCGAACAGATCATTGAGGATGTCTACAACTTTTCGATGCCGCTCGACCAAACGCGCTACATCTGTTGGGACCAGACGGTCGGCACCGGCAAGTGCCAAGGCGACAGCGGCGGCCCCACGTTTATCGACGTCGGCGGCGAGACGCGCGTCGCGGGCATCACGTCGTTTGGCGATGGCGAGGGCTGTCGTTATTTTGGCGTCGACACCGCCGTCGATGCCGAGCTAGCATTTATTGACGAAGAGATTGGCATTTGGTCGTGTGGCGCCAACGGGGCCTGCAACGCCGACTGCGGCACATTTGGGCTGCCGGGCGATGTCGATTGCCCGCTATGTGCCTCCGACGCCGAATGCGGCGATGGCTATTGCAATGGCGCCGGGCAATGCCAGCCCAGCCCATTCTCGACGGGCGGCCTGGGCAGCACCTGCGCCTTTGGCACCGACTGCGCGTCGGGGTTGTGCACCTCGGGCCCCGGCGGCATGGCATGCGTCGACTACTGCACGGTTGGTGCGGGCCCCACCGCGGCCGATGCCTGCCCAAGCAGCTTTGAATGCGTCGACACCGGCCAAGGCGCACAGGGCGTGTGTTGGCATACCGGCGACGGCGGGGGTTGCAGCGCCAGCCCAGCCGCGGGCCGCCGCGCACCCGCCGCGCCATTTGCGGTGGTCGGGTTTGGCGCCCTCGCGTGGGCCGTCCTCGGCCGGCGGAGCGTCCTCGCGCGGGCACAACGCTAAGAAGCGCCCCGCCATAAAAGTTGGCGAACCAGTGTTGTGATCGGATAGTTCTGAGCCAAGCGCCAGCGTTCAGACGCAGGAATGGTTTCGTGGGGCGAGGCATAAAAATGCGAGTTTATTAGAATAAGTGAGCATTTTTTAACGATGCCCCACGGAAGCAGACCAAGTCTGATGGCTCAAAACTTTACAATCACAACACTAGCCCCCCTTCCCCTCTAAGCGGGGTGTTAGGCTGCAGGCCGGCATGGCCAAGGGGACGGAGCATAAGCCAGGGTTTTATCCCCAGCCCAACGATTGGACCTGCGGGCCGTTTGCCTTAAAGCACGCGCTCATCGCGCTCGGCAAGCTCGTCGATGCCGCCGAGATTTCTGCGACCGCGCGCACGCATTGGTGGTCGGGCACTGACGAGATTCGCCTCGCGCGCGCCGCCCGTGAGTTTGACTGCGACTTGGTGCTCGAACGCCGACGCGACGAGGTCGCGGCACGCAAGGTCTTGACCAAGTTTCTCCGCGAGCAGACGCCGGTGCTGTTGTGCGTCGATGGCTGGGCGCATTGGATCACCGTGGTGCGCGCCGACGAAGGGCGCTTCGTCATCATCGATTCCAACCAAGACCCGGTGCTCAATATCTTGACGTGGCCGCAGCTGCGCGCGCGCTGGCGTTATCTCGACGTCGACTACGACAAGGACGAGCCGCCGATCTTGTACGACTTGCTCGCGGTGGCGCCGCGGTTTCGCACCGCGGTGAAGGCGGACTTCTCGGTTGAACGCGTCAAGTTCTTGCGGCGGCCCGCCAACCGCGCGCTGGCGCAGTTTTGGAACGAGTATCTGCAAGATTTGCTCGAGATCTGTCGCCCGCCATCGGTGCGCATGATGTCGCCGCTATCGATGGGGGAGTTTTTACGCCGCCATCAAGAGCTTATCGTGTCGCGCGTGCTGTATTGGCATGGCGATATCGAGCGCGAGCAGCTCACCCGCGTGCTGCGAAATTTCCGTTTCGTCAGCGAGACCTATGGCCTGGTAATTCCGCTGTCGCAGACTAGGCGGGCGGTGGCGGACGTCGCCATCTTGGTCGCGATGTGGGCGTGCGCGGCGCGCGGCATCGACAGCATGTATGGCGAAGGCACCGACAGCCCACCCGCGGGCACCCCTTCGCGGCGACGGTTGGCGCGCAAGACCATGCGCCCCGCACTCGCACGGCGACGTTAGCAAACGTGGCGTTAGTTTTTTTCCGGCGAGGCTAAGGCGGTGGCGATGGTATGTGCCAAGGCGGGGCCAATACCTGCGGTGGCGGCGATGTCGGCTTCGCTGGCCGCGGCGACGCCGCGCACGGAGCCGAAGCGCACCAGCAGCGCCTTGCGACGCGCCGGCCCAACGCCTGGGATGCCGTCGAGCTCGCTGCCTAG containing:
- a CDS encoding integration host factor subunit beta is translated as MTKSKLIEKISEALNLPAGRAEVIVNCIFDSMVEKLVSREGIEIRGFGSFTVRDYKAYEGRNPRTGDPVHVGEKRLPFFKVGKEMRERVNAAAADNPIRDDDDDEDDDTGPDEPAHPDDE
- a CDS encoding inner membrane CreD family protein; protein product: MNPTNIVKWAVLAGVLIAAISALSAVGRLGAERSSLRNEVATEVEVAAGGSHTVTTPMLVVEFTESWLDEAQVAQQQRWQYVLIASEVNARMTSAVSTRYRGIFPARVANTRHDLRATFVAPAAWFSPWRDGAQRGLTAAYVAFGASSPRGLRDITGGVRAVTDADASAMPLAFAARVANEATLLSGVGDAQLIASLAPAALAALRAGPLRLDLGLTSSGGGRVNLVPLAQAISIEHTSDWSHLKYAGRLPADHALARRGSTARWQLDGLSEGLAATYDGNSIAALVAAVSQGGVQLAFIDPVDVYASLERAVKHGWLIVLVTLALVLLFESTRGLRLHPVQYGLVAFGLVLFFLLLLSLGEHVGFAAAYLVAATATCALCVAYLMALFRRVALGLSFAGYFAGVYLSLYVILRSEDFALLLGACLLLVGLAIAMWLTRRLHLIAEMLPPSAANGMSTDARRGDPSA
- a CDS encoding protein kinase gives rise to the protein MEGSLVGPYRVIAKLGQGGMGAVYSAENSKTGLTVVLKILLRQHTRDKELLWRFFNEAKTASQLDHDNIVAVYDAGRMDDGTAYIAMEYLAGQTLGELLDKQQTLSVAAGAYVCWCMAKALEAAHSEGIIHRDLKPDNIHIVPDDAAPHGFRVKLLDFGIAKLMWDNTSSERTATGVMLGTPAYMAPEQCRSLRSIDGRADLYALGCILYEVLTSTPPFVAEGGGELLALHVTQHPPRLRKRDPKILATSKNSDSRCSPKIQQIGPRPLPRWRRACCHLPSWRNTRLSPNERKSQASRSPLATTRRGSPQNLSIRQNLPSSKTSGARGQPQPKRKPRWLACAVLPPPSATRRCASRRSRCSCLSSA
- a CDS encoding trypsin-like serine protease translates to MSAKMQLSLPLATCAALLAAACQNAPTPLSTERQDAAIIGGATASNGQYPAVVALMLGNQSSLCTGTLIEPDVVLTAAHCVQNESPGSLSVIIDRENLQSPGGGGRSVGVAKRVVHPNYNGNGGGGTVHDVALVFLDEQLTDRTPIAINRDVAARAPGTATTLTGFGINVAGGSNAGVLYTVGKPISACDDVEQIIEDVYNFSMPLDQTRYICWDQTVGTGKCQGDSGGPTFIDVGGETRVAGITSFGDGEGCRYFGVDTAVDAELAFIDEEIGIWSCGANGACNADCGTFGLPGDVDCPLCASDAECGDGYCNGAGQCQPSPFSTGGLGSTCAFGTDCASGLCTSGPGGMACVDYCTVGAGPTAADACPSSFECVDTGQGAQGVCWHTGDGGGCSASPAAGRRAPAAPFAVVGFGALAWAVLGRRSVLARAQR